One Felis catus isolate Fca126 chromosome D3, F.catus_Fca126_mat1.0, whole genome shotgun sequence DNA segment encodes these proteins:
- the HCAR2 gene encoding hydroxycarboxylic acid receptor 2 (The RefSeq protein has 1 substitution compared to this genomic sequence) has translation MNLHQQQNHFLEIDKKNCCVFRDDFIANVLPPVLGLEFVFGLLGNGLALWIFCFHLKSWKSSRIFLFNLAVADFLLIICLPFLTDNYVRKWDWKFGDIPCRLMLFMLAMNRQGSIIFLTVVAVDRYFRVVHPHHALNKISNRTAAIISCLLWGVTIGLTGHLLHKKMLIRNRDANLCSSFSICHTFRWHDAMFLLEFILPLGIILFCSARIICSLRQRQMDRHAKIKRAINFIMVVAIVFIICFLPSVAVRIRIFWLLHTTGTKNCDVYRSVDLAFFITLSFTYMNSMLDPLVYYFSSPSFPNFFSTLINRCLRKKTPQGPDNNQSTSMELTGDLSTTRSVPDTLMANPSEPWNPSYPAPASR, from the coding sequence ATGAACCTGCACCAGCAGCAGAATCATTTTCTGGAAATAGACAAGAAGAACTGCTGTGTGTTCCGGGATGACTTCATTGCCAATGTGCTGCCACCAGTGCTGGGGCTGGAGTTTGTGTTCGGGCTCCTGGGCAATGGCCTTGCCCTGTGGATTTTCTGCTTCCACCTCAAGTCCTGGAAATCCAGCCGGATTTTCCTGTTCAACTTGGCCGTGGCCGACTTTCTCCTGATCATCTGCCTGCCATTCTTGACGGACAACTACGTGAGGAAGTGGGACTGGAAGTTTGGGGACATCCCTTGCAGGCTGATGCTCTTTATGCTGGCCATGAACCGCCAGGGCAGCATCATCTTCCTCACCGTGGTGGCCGTGGACAGGTATTTCCGGGTGGTCCATCCCCACCACGCACTGAACAAGATCTCCAATCGGACGGCGGCCATCATCTCCTGCCTCTTGTGGGGTGTCACCATCCGCCTGACGGGTCACCTCCTGCACAAAAAGATGTTGATCAGGAATCGAGATGCGAATTTGTGCAGCAGCTTTAGCATCTGCCATACCTTCAGGTGGCACGATGCCATGTTCCTCCTGGAGTTCATCCTGCCCCTGGGCATCATCCTGTTCTGCTCGGCCAGAATCATCTGCAGCCTGCGCCAGCGGCAAATGGACAGACACGCCAAGATCAAGAGGGCCATCAACTTCATCATGGTGGTGGCCATTGTCTTCATCATCTGCTTCCTGCCCAGCGTGGCTGTGCGCATACGCATTTTCTGGCTCTTGCACACCACGGGTACGAAGAACTGCGATGTCTATCGCTCGGTTGACCTGGCGTTTTTCATCACCCTCAGCTTCACCTACATGAACAGCATGCTGGACCCTTTGGTGTACTACTTCTCCAGCCCATCTTTTCCCAACTTCTTCTCCACCCTGATCAACCGCTGCCTGCGGAAGAAGACACCACAAGGGCCAGATAACAACCAGAGCACAAGCATGGAGCTCACGGGGGATCTGAGTACAACCAGAAGTGTTCCAGACACTTTAATGGCCAACCCCAGTGAGCCGTGGAACCCATCTTATCCAGCCCCAGCTTCTCGCTAA